GAGTTGGTTCCACGTACTTGGTTTAATCCCAATCGCATTTACTATTGGTATAACATTCCTTGTTTGGTTGCTATTTTAGCAATGCTTACCTGTCTTGTTGTAACAACCCAATCAGTGGCAAGAGAACGAGAGCTAGGTACCTTTGATCAATTACTTGTCTCACCATTGATCCCTTATGAGATCTTGATTGGAAAAATTGTGCCGGGGATTATCATAGGGCTTTTAGAGGGATTATTAATGCTTGCGATCGGGACACTCGTTTTTGGCGTTCCTTTCACCGGATCATTTTTTCTCTATTTTTTGAGTCTTTTTATTTTCGTGAGTTCCATTAGTGGTGTCGGACTCTTTATTTCTTCTCTCTCTTCAACTCAGCAACAAGCAATGCTCGGTACCTTCATTTTTATTCTTCCTTCCGTCTTGCTTGCAGGATATGCGACTCCAATTGAAAATATGCCAACATGGCTTCAACCCGTGACATATTTAATCCCTTTGAAATATATGTTAATTATCTCAAAAGGTTTGTTCTTGAAGGCGCTGCCGGCGAGAATCGTATTTGAACATATTTGGCCCCTACTCATTATTTCGGTAGTTAATTTTGTGGGGGCGGGTCTCTTTTTTAGGAGAAGATTGCAGTGAGAAAAAAGATAAAATCATATTTATTGATTGTCAGTATAGTATTTCTATCCGGTTGCATGGTAGGGCCTAATTATAAGAAACCCGAGTCGCAAATATCAGGGCAGTGGGCATCGATTTGCGATGATGATGCTATGGCATCTCAGACGCCTATTATTCAATGGTGGGAACAACTCGAAGATCCTCTACTCAATCAATATATGGATTTGGCAGCACAATATAATCGCGATGTATTAGCTGCAACTGAGCGTATTTTACAAGCAAGGGGACTCAGGCAGATGGATGCTTCTTCTTTCTGGCCTCAAATCGGAGTCGATCTCAATGCAACAAAAACCTATTTTAGCAAAAATGGGCCGATTTTTGCCATTGGTCCGAGTGTTGGAAATGTTCCCGGTACGCTATCAAGCTCAACGGGACTGCCCTTTACACTTCAAACACCTCAAATTCAAAGTTTATATAATGTCCTTTTTGACGCAACTTGGGAGATTGATCTCTTTGGAAAAACGCGTAGAAAGGTAGAGGCTGCCAATGCATTTATTGAGAGCAATATCGAGCAAAGAAATGATGTGCTCATCACTGTTTTAGCTGAAATTGGCCGTAATTATATTGAGTTGAGAGGATCTCAAGAAAGAGCGGAGCTTATTTTGGATGAGATCGAATTAATTAAGCAAAAGGCTCAACTTTTTGAGAGACAGTTTGAGGTGGGACGTATAGGCCGTCTTGATATTGAAAATATCCGTGCCCGGCTCGCAACTGAACGGTCTAAATTGCCCGATATTTATGCACAGATTTATCAAAGCATTTATGCGATTTCAGTCTTAACAGGGTCATATCCGGAAAAGCTTCTTGCCGAACTCCTTCCCTATCAACCGCTTCCAAAATTTCCCGGGAATGTGACGGTTGGGCTTCAATCGGATCTTCTGCGCCGACGCCCTGACGTGCGAAGAGCGGAAAGAGAGCTTGCAATGGCCACTGCAAATGAGGGGGTTGCCGTTGCAGAATTTTTCCCGACATTCACACTTGTCGGGGATGGGGGGCTTCAATCGCTGGCTCTTAAGAATCTGTTTTCATTGGGAAGCAAAACGTGGGCTATCGGTGGAGATATGAATATGCCGATTTTTATGGGGGGTAAACTCAAAGGCAATCTCAGTGCAAAAAGAGCGGCAACGGCAGCTATTGCACACACCTATCAGCAGACGATCCTCAGGGCCATTGAAGAGGCTGAGAGTGTAATTATTTCTTATACTCAGGATCTTAACGCTCTTTATGAGAGAGAAATGTCAACAAGTCATTATCAAGCTAGCACCCGCTTAAGCGATGAGAGATTTCAAAAGGGGCTTGTTAGTCTTATTGATGTTATCAATGCCAAGTCTAATCTTAATGCCTCTGAGCAAGAACTCCTCAATACCGATATGAAGACGCTACTTGATACGGTTCTCCTATATAAGGTGCTAGGTGGAGGATGGGAGCAATATTTTCCCGAACCAAAGCATAAATAATTAGATTACAACCACTTACGTTTTTGGAATACCATGTAGGCGAGAATCGAAACAATCGAAATAAAGAGCATAATATAAAGAAAGGCAAAGGGGCTGCGACTAATGGGGAGATCGACGTTCATACCATATAAACTGGCGACCATTGTTGGGATATTAAGGATGATCGTAAGAGCTGTTAAGAGTTTAATCGTTTTATTGAGCTGATTTGTGAAAATGATTTGAAATGAATCCCTTAGAGAGCGGATCGATCGTAAAATCACAGTACAGAGTTCCTCGGATTGCATTGAGGCATTGAGTAAATCCTCAAGGAGGTCTTGGTCTTTTTCTTGTAGGAAAGTATAGCGACCCGAAGAAATAGCCTGATAAACATTGCGCAAGGGGAGTAAGGAGGAGAGGTATTGATTGAGGTTTTCCTCGGAAATGGTCAGAGAGGTGATATCTTCGCTATCCACTTCATTGAGGGCTTTTTCCTTTTGAAGGACGCTGGATCGAATTTTTTTAATTTCAATTGTAAACTCTTGAGTGATGCGCAGTAGCATATGAATCAGAAGTTTAGATGTATTAGCTGTTGCAATTTTGGGCCTTTGAGAAATAAATCGATCAATGAGATTACTGCGGTGGGGACAGACTGTAATAAAGTAGTCTTTGGTTAGAATAATGGTAAGAGTCGTTGTTTGAAGGCCGATTTCTTGTGTCGAGGGGTGGCGAGTAAATATTAGGATATTTTGATCCAGTCTCTCGATACGAGGAATTTCATACTTATCAAGACAGTCGTGAATATCGCTATAGTCACATCCAATATATTTTGCGAGCTTCATTACATCAGATGTCGTCGCTGAATCGACATGAATCCAGCAACCTTCAGTAGGTTCATCGATCGTATGAAAGGTCTCTTCAAACTCATCTTTGTAATAAATGGTGATCATTCAGAGTTCCCCAAAAATAACCCGCCTCATTTGTGCTATGGCAGATTTGTGATTATTTCATCAATCTTAATTCAGGATTAAAGAACTCTTCAGCTCTTTTAATTCATTTTCTAAGTTCTTAATGCGGTTAACATAGTGTTCAATTTTTCGTAGATGAACTTGTTGCTTGTTGTATTCGGTAATTGGCATGATGGGGCTACCGCCATAAGCGCCTTTTTCCTGAATTGATTTGCTCACTCCACCTCGAGTGGCAATCATGACTCCATCTGCAAGCTCTACATGACCGACGATTCCTACCTGGCCACCCATCATAACGAGATGACCTGTTTTACTCGATCCCGCTATTCCCGTTTGAGCAACGATTAAATTATCCGCACCAATTTGAACGTTATGGCCAATCTGGACGAGGTTGTCTATTTTTGTCCCTTTCCCAATTGTTGTCGATTTAAAACGAGCCCGGTCGATTGTCGTATTGGCGCCAATTTCAACATCATCTTCAAGAATGACATTGCCAATCTGTTCGAGCTTGATGTGTTTTCCTTCCGGTGATGTCAAATAACCATATCCACATGAACCAATAACGGCTCCCGGTTGAATGATGACTCTGTTTTTGAGTATGCATCTTTCACGGACAGTGACATTGGGATATAAGATGCAGTTTTCACCAATGCTAACCCCGGGACCAATATAAACTTGAGGAAAAATAATGGTGCCTTTTCCTATAGTAACATCTTTGTCAATGACTGCATAGGGTCCAATTTGGACATCGCTCTCAACTTTAGCAGAAGGATCAATAACCGCTGTTGGATGGATTCCTACAAAAGCTGTTTTTCCATCTGCAATATTGATGAGAGTTTCAGCGATTGATTGAAATGTCTGAGAGGGGTTTTTGCAAAGAAGATAGTTTTTGCCGTCTGTAACGGGAAAGTCTTCATGAACGCAAATCACACCGGCTTTTGTACTTTTTAAGGCATCTTTGTATTTGAGATTCGCTAAAAAAGTTGCATCTGTTTCACTTGCCTGTTTAATGTCATCCACGCCATGAATTATTTGGCTTGGATTGCCGATAAGCTGAGTGCCGGTGAGTTGAGCGAGCTGTTCGAGTGTGAAATGTTTAATCATTAAAGACTTCCTTTTATCTAGGTTTTAAAATGTCTTTTTATTTCTTTTCTTCAGCTTTTTTCTGAGATTCAAACTCGTCATTCAACTTATTAACTACAATTTGAGTGATATCAAACTTTTCGTCATAGAAAAAAGCAGCTTCTTTATTCAAAATAAGAGGGATTTTATAGTCTTTTGCAATGATTTCAGAGGCTTGATTAATTTTATTAGTCATGGTTTGCATCAATTTCATGTTCGCTTGTTGAAGAACTTGATAAAATTGACTTTGATAGCGATTCATTTCTTCGTTAAGAGCTTGGAAACGCACTTTGAGTTCTTGTTCTCCTTCGGGAGATAAGCCATCGATATAGTCTTGATCTTGTAGTTTTTGAGAAACTTCATTGAGTTGCTTTTCCGTATCAGTCAGCATACTGATCATTTGTTTTTTTAAAGATTCAAAGCTTTCTCTTTCATTTTTACCGAATTTGGACTCTTCGATACATGTGCTAAAATCGACAATGCCAAAGCTAGCTCCTTTGATTCCGGCATGTGTCGCAATAGAGAGCGACAATGCAATTAAAGTAGATGTAAATAATTTGTTATTCATAAAAATCCTCAAGTTTAATTCTAGAATTGGCCCGCCATTGAGAAGAAGAAACCATCATTTTGTATTTCATCTTTGTGGGTTCTTGAAATCAGTGGGTAACCCCAACCAACAACAAGGGGAAGTCTGCTTCCAATATCGATACGCAAACCTCCACCGACGCTCGCTCTAAATTTGCCAATAGCGTACTCATTCAAAGTTACGGCACCGGCATCAAAGAAGACAAAAGCATCCAAAGGTCTGAAAATATTTTGTAAATATTCTGTTGAGAAGAGTGCTGAAGAAGCACCCCCTGCCGGGTCATTTGTTAGAGTCCCGTTATTGCGCACATATTTAGGACCGATGATTCCCGGTTGGAATCCGCGGACTGAGTTGTCGCCTCCTAAGAAGAAACGCTCGTTAGCAGGTAATAAAATAGGTTCGCCATTTCCCATTGCCGTTAAAAATTTTAAATCACCGCGGAATTTAAGGGTTCCTTTTCTCCAAACGGGGATGTAGTAAGAGTTAAGATAGAAAA
This window of the Simkaniaceae bacterium genome carries:
- a CDS encoding ABC transporter permease → MNRIIVLIWKELLAVLRDAKVRISILGPPILQLFIFTFAATLDVKNVPIGILNRDNGEQGFELVERFMGSKTFNDRIYFLKGVEEIAPFIDHQKGVMVVSIDQQFSRNLDEGKPATVQLILDGRKTNTAQILAGYTGEIINQFNRDYRKIVQKVELVPRTWFNPNRIYYWYNIPCLVAILAMLTCLVVTTQSVARERELGTFDQLLVSPLIPYEILIGKIVPGIIIGLLEGLLMLAIGTLVFGVPFTGSFFLYFLSLFIFVSSISGVGLFISSLSSTQQQAMLGTFIFILPSVLLAGYATPIENMPTWLQPVTYLIPLKYMLIISKGLFLKALPARIVFEHIWPLLIISVVNFVGAGLFFRRRLQ
- a CDS encoding efflux transporter outer membrane subunit, with protein sequence MRKKIKSYLLIVSIVFLSGCMVGPNYKKPESQISGQWASICDDDAMASQTPIIQWWEQLEDPLLNQYMDLAAQYNRDVLAATERILQARGLRQMDASSFWPQIGVDLNATKTYFSKNGPIFAIGPSVGNVPGTLSSSTGLPFTLQTPQIQSLYNVLFDATWEIDLFGKTRRKVEAANAFIESNIEQRNDVLITVLAEIGRNYIELRGSQERAELILDEIELIKQKAQLFERQFEVGRIGRLDIENIRARLATERSKLPDIYAQIYQSIYAISVLTGSYPEKLLAELLPYQPLPKFPGNVTVGLQSDLLRRRPDVRRAERELAMATANEGVAVAEFFPTFTLVGDGGLQSLALKNLFSLGSKTWAIGGDMNMPIFMGGKLKGNLSAKRAATAAIAHTYQQTILRAIEEAESVIISYTQDLNALYEREMSTSHYQASTRLSDERFQKGLVSLIDVINAKSNLNASEQELLNTDMKTLLDTVLLYKVLGGGWEQYFPEPKHK
- a CDS encoding magnesium transporter CorA family protein is translated as MITIYYKDEFEETFHTIDEPTEGCWIHVDSATTSDVMKLAKYIGCDYSDIHDCLDKYEIPRIERLDQNILIFTRHPSTQEIGLQTTTLTIILTKDYFITVCPHRSNLIDRFISQRPKIATANTSKLLIHMLLRITQEFTIEIKKIRSSVLQKEKALNEVDSEDITSLTISEENLNQYLSSLLPLRNVYQAISSGRYTFLQEKDQDLLEDLLNASMQSEELCTVILRSIRSLRDSFQIIFTNQLNKTIKLLTALTIILNIPTMVASLYGMNVDLPISRSPFAFLYIMLFISIVSILAYMVFQKRKWL
- the lpxD gene encoding UDP-3-O-(3-hydroxymyristoyl)glucosamine N-acyltransferase; protein product: MIKHFTLEQLAQLTGTQLIGNPSQIIHGVDDIKQASETDATFLANLKYKDALKSTKAGVICVHEDFPVTDGKNYLLCKNPSQTFQSIAETLINIADGKTAFVGIHPTAVIDPSAKVESDVQIGPYAVIDKDVTIGKGTIIFPQVYIGPGVSIGENCILYPNVTVRERCILKNRVIIQPGAVIGSCGYGYLTSPEGKHIKLEQIGNVILEDDVEIGANTTIDRARFKSTTIGKGTKIDNLVQIGHNVQIGADNLIVAQTGIAGSSKTGHLVMMGGQVGIVGHVELADGVMIATRGGVSKSIQEKGAYGGSPIMPITEYNKQQVHLRKIEHYVNRIKNLENELKELKSSLILN
- a CDS encoding OmpH family outer membrane protein, which codes for MNNKLFTSTLIALSLSIATHAGIKGASFGIVDFSTCIEESKFGKNERESFESLKKQMISMLTDTEKQLNEVSQKLQDQDYIDGLSPEGEQELKVRFQALNEEMNRYQSQFYQVLQQANMKLMQTMTNKINQASEIIAKDYKIPLILNKEAAFFYDEKFDITQIVVNKLNDEFESQKKAEEKK